In one Betta splendens chromosome 14, fBetSpl5.4, whole genome shotgun sequence genomic region, the following are encoded:
- the LOC114869847 gene encoding hepatocyte cell adhesion molecule-like isoform X1, with amino-acid sequence MRSVPARSERLTVSSVLPRGTNYAGCLLGKQSFRPEMKTQKKGPVKSKTISQMVLLLSLGFFNPGVVLAVNMTIPITLIRGTVGGEALLSVRYSSLSLDRPVIKWQLEREKLVTVVQSIGTDIIGTPRPEYRDRIMVFENGTLLLHNLRLSDDGTYGVEISITDDIFTGEGSITLSVDESISKPWIHVASSSVLELSENVVLNCSHENGTRTTYGWFKGGKPLSNETRFTLSTDQKLLTIKRVLMTDDDVYSCAVQNPVGSAESLPLRLTVYKRSSLYIIISTGGIFLLVTLVTVCACWSPSKKERHRPRKPLSRFYRSHRPPIKRTGDALPKLTEHNGIKAVTSLYILQQKEPSLDDSSSNSIGSPSEQDNPPSYTSFTETAGPTACSHMCP; translated from the exons ATGCGCTCAGTCCCCGCGAGGTCTGAAAGACTAACTGTGTCCTCGGTCCTGCCCAGAGGCACAAATTATGCTGGTTGCCTGCTCGGAAAACAAAGCTTTAGACCAGAGATGAAGACACAGAAGAAAGGCCCTGTAAAATCCAAAACTATTTCCCAGATGGTTTTACTTCTGTCTCTTGGATTCTTCAATCCAG GTGTGGTTCTGGCCGTGAATATGACTATTCCCATCACTCTCATCAGAGGCACAGTAGGAGGTGAAGCGCTTTTATCGGTCCGCTACAGCAGCTTAAGCCTTGACCGGCCCGTGATCAAGTggcagctggagagagaaaaGCTCGTCACTGTTGTTCAGTCGATCGGTACCGACATCATCGGGACCCCGAGGCCCGAGTATCGCGATCGGATCATGGTGTTCGAGAACGGGACGCTGCTTCTGCACAACCTGAGGCTGTCTGACGATGGAACCTACGGCGTGGAGATCTCCATCACGGACGACATCTTCACAGGGGAGGGCAGCATCACCCTCAGCGTGGACG AGTCCATATCTAAGCCGTGGATTCACGTGGCGTCTTCATCGGTGCTGGAGCTCAGTGAAAACGTCGTCCTCAACTGCTCCCATGAAAATGGCACCAGAACCACATACGGGTGGTTCAAAGGTGGGAAACCACTGAGCAACGAGACCAGGTTCACGCTGTCAACAGACCAGAAGCTCTTAACAATAAAGAGGGTCCTAATGACAGATGATGACGTCTACAGCTGCGCAGTGCAGAACCCAGTGGGCAGCGCAGAGAGCCTCCCTCTCAGACTCACTGTCTACA AAAGAAGCTCCCTCTATATCATCATTTCCACCGGAggcatcttcctcctcgtcacCTTGGTAACGGTATGCGCCTGCTGGTCGCCTTCCAAAAA GGAAAGACATCGACCCAGAAAGCCTCTGTCTAGATTTTACCGTTCTCATCGGCCACCGATCAAACGTACGG GCGATGCGCTGCCGAAGCTGACAGAGCACAATGGAATAAAGGCAGTAACGTCACTTTACATTCTGCAGCAAAAG GAACCCTCGTTGGACGACTCATCCAGCAACAGCATCGGATCTCCCTCAGAACAAGACAACCCGCCGTCTTACACGTCTTTCACCGAAACCGCCGGCCCCACGGCCTGCTCCCACATGTGCCCCTGA
- the LOC114869847 gene encoding hepatocyte cell adhesion molecule-like isoform X2, translating into MRSVPARSERLTVSSVLPRGTNYAGCLLGKQSFRPEMKTQKKGPVKSKTISQMVLLLSLGFFNPGVVLAVNMTIPITLIRGTVGGEALLSVRYSSLSLDRPVIKWQLEREKLVTVVQSIGTDIIGTPRPEYRDRIMVFENGTLLLHNLRLSDDGTYGVEISITDDIFTGEGSITLSVDESISKPWIHVASSSVLELSENVVLNCSHENGTRTTYGWFKGGKPLSNETRFTLSTDQKLLTIKRVLMTDDDVYSCAVQNPVGSAESLPLRLTVYKRSSLYIIISTGGIFLLVTLVTVCACWSPSKKERHRPRKPLSRFYRSHRPPIKRDALPKLTEHNGIKAVTSLYILQQKEPSLDDSSSNSIGSPSEQDNPPSYTSFTETAGPTACSHMCP; encoded by the exons ATGCGCTCAGTCCCCGCGAGGTCTGAAAGACTAACTGTGTCCTCGGTCCTGCCCAGAGGCACAAATTATGCTGGTTGCCTGCTCGGAAAACAAAGCTTTAGACCAGAGATGAAGACACAGAAGAAAGGCCCTGTAAAATCCAAAACTATTTCCCAGATGGTTTTACTTCTGTCTCTTGGATTCTTCAATCCAG GTGTGGTTCTGGCCGTGAATATGACTATTCCCATCACTCTCATCAGAGGCACAGTAGGAGGTGAAGCGCTTTTATCGGTCCGCTACAGCAGCTTAAGCCTTGACCGGCCCGTGATCAAGTggcagctggagagagaaaaGCTCGTCACTGTTGTTCAGTCGATCGGTACCGACATCATCGGGACCCCGAGGCCCGAGTATCGCGATCGGATCATGGTGTTCGAGAACGGGACGCTGCTTCTGCACAACCTGAGGCTGTCTGACGATGGAACCTACGGCGTGGAGATCTCCATCACGGACGACATCTTCACAGGGGAGGGCAGCATCACCCTCAGCGTGGACG AGTCCATATCTAAGCCGTGGATTCACGTGGCGTCTTCATCGGTGCTGGAGCTCAGTGAAAACGTCGTCCTCAACTGCTCCCATGAAAATGGCACCAGAACCACATACGGGTGGTTCAAAGGTGGGAAACCACTGAGCAACGAGACCAGGTTCACGCTGTCAACAGACCAGAAGCTCTTAACAATAAAGAGGGTCCTAATGACAGATGATGACGTCTACAGCTGCGCAGTGCAGAACCCAGTGGGCAGCGCAGAGAGCCTCCCTCTCAGACTCACTGTCTACA AAAGAAGCTCCCTCTATATCATCATTTCCACCGGAggcatcttcctcctcgtcacCTTGGTAACGGTATGCGCCTGCTGGTCGCCTTCCAAAAA GGAAAGACATCGACCCAGAAAGCCTCTGTCTAGATTTTACCGTTCTCATCGGCCACCGATCAAAC GCGATGCGCTGCCGAAGCTGACAGAGCACAATGGAATAAAGGCAGTAACGTCACTTTACATTCTGCAGCAAAAG GAACCCTCGTTGGACGACTCATCCAGCAACAGCATCGGATCTCCCTCAGAACAAGACAACCCGCCGTCTTACACGTCTTTCACCGAAACCGCCGGCCCCACGGCCTGCTCCCACATGTGCCCCTGA
- the LOC114869614 gene encoding histone H2A-like, with protein MSGRGKTGGKARAKAKTRSSRAGLQFPVGRVHRLLRKGNYAERVGAGAPVYLAAVLEYLTAEILELAGNAARDNKKTRIIPRHLQLAVRNDEELNKLLGGVTIAQGGVLPNIQAVLLPKKTEKPAGKAK; from the coding sequence ATGTCTGGTAGAGGCAAAACCGGAGGGAAGGCTAGGGCTAAGGCGAAGACCAGGTCTTCTAGAGCCGGACTTCAGTTTCCCGTGGGTCGTGTTCACAGGCTGTTGCGTAAAGGCAACTATGCTGAGCGCGTCGGCGCTGGAGCTCCCGTCTACTTGGCGGCAGTGCTTGAGTACCTCACCGCTGAGATCCTGGAGTTGGCTGGAAACGCTGCCCGCGACAACAAGAAGACCAGAATCATCCCCCGCCACCTGCAGCTGGCCGTCCGCAACGAcgaggagctgaacaagctgcTCGGCGGCGTTACCATCGCTCAGGGCGGCGTCCTGCCCAACATCCAGGCGGTGCTGCTGCCCAAGAAGACCGAGAAACCCGCCGGAAAGGCGAAGTAA
- the LOC114869616 gene encoding histone H4, whose protein sequence is MSGRGKGGKGLGKGGAKRHRKVLRDNIQGITKPAIRRLARRGGVKRISGLIYEETRGVLKVFLENVIRDAVTYTEHAKRKTVTAMDVVYALKRQGRTLYGFGS, encoded by the coding sequence ATGAGTGGAAGAGGAAAGGGTGGAAAAGGTCTCGGAAAGGGGGGCGCCAAGCGTCATCGCAAGGTTCTCCGCGATAACATCCAGGGCATTACAAAGCCCGCTATCCGCCGTCTGGCTCGCCGTGGTGGTGTCAAGCGTATTTCTGGTTTGATCTACGAGGAGACGCGAGGCGTGCTGAAGGTTTTCCTGGAGAACGTGATCCGTGATGCCGTCACCTACACCGAGCACGCAAAGAGGAAGACCGTGACCGCCATGGACGTGGTCTACGCTCTCAAGAGGCAGGGCCGCACCCTGTATGGTTTCGGAAGTTAA
- the LOC114869615 gene encoding histone H2B 1/2-like, producing MPEPAKAPKKGSKKAVSKTVSKTGKKKRRTRKESYAIYVYKVLKQVHPDTGISSKAMSIMNSFVSDIFERIAGEASRLAHYNKRSTITSREIQTAVRLLLPGELAKHAVSEGTKAVTKYTSSK from the coding sequence ATGCCAGAACCAGCAAAGGCGCCGAAGAAGGGCTCAAAGAAAGCCGTGTCTAAGACCGTCAGCAAGACcggcaagaagaagaggaggaccCGCAAGGAGAGCTACGCCATCTACGTGTACAAGGTCCTGAAGCAGGTCCACCCCGACACCGGCATCTCCTCCAAGGCCATGAGCATCATGAACTCCTTCGTCAGCGACATTTTCGAACGCATCGCCGGCGAAGCCTCCCGCCTGGCGCACTACAACAAGCgctccaccatcacctccagggAGATCCAGACCGCCGTCAGACTGCTGCTGCCCGGTGAGCTGGCCAAGCACGCGGTGTCCGAGGGCACCAAGGCTGTGACCAAGTACACCAGCTCCAAGTAA
- the timm10b gene encoding mitochondrial import inner membrane translocase subunit Tim10 B isoform X1 — MGQNILAKQSTTSGGITMDPDQQLRNLRDFLLVYNRMTEICFQRCSSNFNYRNLTMDEERCVDNCAGKLIRSNHRLMGTYVQLMPRMVQRRMEEMESKAAENAKAAEAAASASVGSPATDTSAASAPPQTPGLSGTNSHGEAMMPAGLEIPNDSAVSKSTQVKLSAAAPLTPTFETEFNKSDDGQSYISGFRQANTVGAQIESASLTASKQTLSESAPVSTTPASRMSQPTEGLSGQVRTPDVSPPPGQ; from the exons ATGGGAcaaaa CATTTTAGCTAAGCAGTCGACAACCTCGGGCGGAATCACAATGGATCCTGACCAACAGCTGAGAAAT CTGCGGGATTTTCTTCTGGTCTACAACCGCATGACTGAAATCTGCTTCCAGCGATGCAGCAGCAATTTCAACTACAGAAACCTCACCATGGACGAG GAACGCTGTGTGGACAACTGCGCAGGGAAACTGATCCGCTCTAACCACCGCCTGATGGGCACCTATGTGCAGCTGATGCCCCGCATGGTGCAGCGTCgcatggaggagatggagagcaAGGCAGCGGAGAACGCCAaggctgcagaggcagctgctTCTGCATCTGTGGGGTCACCGGCCACAgacacatcagcagcatccgcaccaccacaaacacctgGACTGTCAGGAACTAACAGCCATGGTGAAGCTATGATGCCAGCAGGATTAGAAATTCCAAATGATTCTGCTGTGTCCAAATCTACACAAGTCAAATTATCAGCTGCCGCACCGCTCACGCCTACATTTGAAACAGAGTTTAATAAGTCTGATGATGGACAGTCTTATATTTCAGGATTTCGTCAGGCAAACACAGTTGGTGCACAAATAGAGTCTGCAAGTTTGACAGCATCTAAACAGACATTGTCGGAAAGTGCACCTGTGTCGACAACTCCTGCATCCAGAATGTCTCAACCAACAGAGGGACTGTCAGGCCAAGTGAGAACCCCAGATGTTTCCCCTCCACCAGGCCAGTAA
- the timm10b gene encoding mitochondrial import inner membrane translocase subunit Tim10 B isoform X2, with amino-acid sequence MDPDQQLRNLRDFLLVYNRMTEICFQRCSSNFNYRNLTMDEERCVDNCAGKLIRSNHRLMGTYVQLMPRMVQRRMEEMESKAAENAKAAEAAASASVGSPATDTSAASAPPQTPGLSGTNSHGEAMMPAGLEIPNDSAVSKSTQVKLSAAAPLTPTFETEFNKSDDGQSYISGFRQANTVGAQIESASLTASKQTLSESAPVSTTPASRMSQPTEGLSGQVRTPDVSPPPGQ; translated from the exons ATGGATCCTGACCAACAGCTGAGAAAT CTGCGGGATTTTCTTCTGGTCTACAACCGCATGACTGAAATCTGCTTCCAGCGATGCAGCAGCAATTTCAACTACAGAAACCTCACCATGGACGAG GAACGCTGTGTGGACAACTGCGCAGGGAAACTGATCCGCTCTAACCACCGCCTGATGGGCACCTATGTGCAGCTGATGCCCCGCATGGTGCAGCGTCgcatggaggagatggagagcaAGGCAGCGGAGAACGCCAaggctgcagaggcagctgctTCTGCATCTGTGGGGTCACCGGCCACAgacacatcagcagcatccgcaccaccacaaacacctgGACTGTCAGGAACTAACAGCCATGGTGAAGCTATGATGCCAGCAGGATTAGAAATTCCAAATGATTCTGCTGTGTCCAAATCTACACAAGTCAAATTATCAGCTGCCGCACCGCTCACGCCTACATTTGAAACAGAGTTTAATAAGTCTGATGATGGACAGTCTTATATTTCAGGATTTCGTCAGGCAAACACAGTTGGTGCACAAATAGAGTCTGCAAGTTTGACAGCATCTAAACAGACATTGTCGGAAAGTGCACCTGTGTCGACAACTCCTGCATCCAGAATGTCTCAACCAACAGAGGGACTGTCAGGCCAAGTGAGAACCCCAGATGTTTCCCCTCCACCAGGCCAGTAA
- the LOC114869613 gene encoding histone H1-like: MVEEAPAAAPATAPAKAAKKKAAKPKKSGPSVGEQIIKAVSASKERTGMSTSAMKKVLAAGGYDVEKNKARVRIAIKNLVTKGLLIQTKGIGASGSFKINKKTETKAKKPAAKKPAPKAKKPAAKKPAAAKKPKAAAAKKPAAAKKSPKKVKKPAAAAKKAAKSPKKATKSPKKVAKKAPAAKKAPAPKKAPAKKAAKPKAKKTAAKKK, from the coding sequence ATGGTAGAGGAagcaccagctgcagctccggccACCGCTCCGGCCAAGGCCGCCAAGAAGAAGGCCGCCAAGCCCAAGAAGAGCGGTCCTAGCGTGGGTGAGCAGATCATCAAAGCCGTGTCCGCGTCCAAGGAGAGGACCGGCATGTCCACTAGCGCCATGAAGAAGGTTCTGGCTGCCGGTGGCTACGAcgtggagaaaaacaaggctcGCGTCAGGATCGCCATCAAGAACCTGGTCACCAAAGGGCTCCTGATCCAAACTAAAGGAATCGGCGCTTCCGGCTCCTTCAAGATCAACAAAAAGACCGAGACCAAGGCTAAGAAGCCCGCTGCCAAGAAGCCCGCTCCTAAAGCCAAGAAGCCCGCAGCCAAGAAACCTGCAGCCGCCAAGAAGCCCAAAGCAGCGGCCGCAAAGAAGCCGGCGGCCGCTAAGAAGTCTCCGAAGAAGGTGAAGAagccagcggcagcagccaaGAAGGCAGCAAAGAGCCCCAAGAAGGCTACCAAAAGCCCGAAGAAGGTGGCGAAGAAGGCCCCTGCTGCCAAGAAAGCTCCGGCCCCTAAGAAGGCTCCAGCTAAGAAGGCGGCAAAGCCTAAAGCCAAGAAGACCGCGGCCAAGAAGAAGTGA
- the LOC114869848 gene encoding histone H3, producing MARTKQTARKSTGGKAPRKQLATKAARKSAPATGGVKKPHRYRPGTVALREIRRYQKSTELLIRKLPFQRLVREIAQDFKTDLRFQSSAVMALQEASEAYLVGLFEDTNLCAIHAKRVTIMPKDIQLARRIRGERA from the coding sequence ATGGCAAGAACTAAGCAGACCGCTCGCAAGTCCACTGGAGGCAAAGCGCCCAGGAAACAGCTCGCAACCAAAGCTGCGCGCAAAAGCGCTCCGGCAACCGGCGGCGTCAAGAAGCCCCATCGCTACAGGCCCGGTACCGTGGCTCTGAGAGAGATCCGTCGCTACCAGAAGTCCACCGAGCTGCTAATCCGCAAGCTGCCCTTCCAGCGCCTGGTGAGGGAGATCGCCCAGGACTTCAAGACCGACCTGCGCTTCCAGAGCTCTGCCGTcatggctctgcaggaggccagcgAGGCTTATCTGGTCGGTCTGTTCGAGGACACCAACCTGTGCGCCATCCACGCCAAGAGGGTCACCATCATGCCCAAAGACATCCAGCTGGCCCGGCGCATCCGCGGGGAGAGGGCTTAA